The DNA window ACTTTTAAAGGATTGTGAGTCAATTTATGAAAAAAACGGTCATAGTAACCGGCTCCATACCCAATCCTTCCCCCATCGAGGTCAAAGGCCACTCCTGGAACAATAATCAATGGAATCTCTTCCAACTTCTTAACCCGTTCACACTGTTCAGGAATGGGTTCCAAGATGCCAAAGGAACCTCTTTTTAACTGATTCCATTTTTCTACCACATAGGGAACAATTTCTTTGTTCTTATTTTCTGTTTTAGGCAGGATAATTTTCTTCCCCTGGTCCCATCCTTCTTCAATTAGTGGAATCATATTCACTTCCGTCCCAAAGGAAACAAATAACATCCAGGTATCATACTGATCCAATGCACCTGTATTTTTAAGGTTGTTTATAATCTGCTGGGACGCTTCCCTTCTTTCCTTTTCCGTCATTTGATTCCTCA is part of the Microaerobacter geothermalis genome and encodes:
- a CDS encoding 5-formyltetrahydrofolate cyclo-ligase, with amino-acid sequence MKEALSITKEELRKKILFMRNQMTEKERREASQQIINNLKNTGALDQYDTWMLFVSFGTEVNMIPLIEEGWDQGKKIILPKTENKNKEIVPYVVEKWNQLKRGSFGILEPIPEQCERVKKLEEIPLIIVPGVAFDLDGGRIGYGAGYYDRFFHKLTHNPLKVAVSFQCQVVEKVPTDIYDVKVDWLVTEKKIWRRSYH